From the Cohaesibacter sp. ES.047 genome, one window contains:
- a CDS encoding quinone oxidoreductase translates to MTRIEIKGYGGPEVMKLVERDIPEVGPAQILVRHEAVGVNFIDTYHRTGLYPVPQLPSGLGGEAAGLIEAIGADVEGMAVGDRVAYCSGPIGSYASHNVIAADSAVLLPTSISTKDAAASLLKGLTVQYLIRQIYPVKEGDTVLFHAAAGGVGTIAVQWLKSLGATVIGTAGSEEKVKLAKSLGCQHVINYKTDSVPERVLEITDGKKLPVVFDGVGKDTFIDSLDCLAPRGLMISFGNASGPVDGVKLGILAAKGSLMVTRPTLVHFIATRQALDAASYDFFAALSSGAVKIAPPAEYALADAATAHEDLSGRKTTGSLVLVP, encoded by the coding sequence ATGACCCGAATCGAAATCAAAGGGTACGGTGGACCGGAGGTGATGAAGCTTGTCGAACGGGATATTCCAGAGGTCGGCCCCGCACAGATTCTGGTTCGGCACGAGGCGGTCGGGGTCAATTTCATCGACACCTATCATCGCACTGGCCTCTACCCGGTCCCGCAGCTTCCCTCGGGTCTGGGCGGTGAGGCCGCTGGCCTAATCGAGGCGATCGGCGCGGATGTCGAGGGCATGGCCGTTGGTGATCGCGTCGCCTATTGCTCTGGTCCCATAGGATCTTATGCCAGTCACAATGTCATTGCGGCGGACAGCGCCGTGCTGTTGCCCACCAGCATTTCGACCAAGGATGCAGCTGCCTCGCTGCTCAAGGGACTAACTGTGCAATATCTCATTCGCCAGATCTATCCGGTCAAGGAAGGTGACACGGTTCTGTTCCACGCGGCGGCCGGTGGCGTCGGCACCATTGCCGTACAATGGTTGAAATCTTTGGGTGCCACAGTGATCGGGACCGCCGGATCAGAGGAAAAGGTGAAACTGGCCAAGTCGTTGGGCTGTCAGCACGTCATCAATTACAAAACTGATTCGGTTCCGGAACGGGTTTTGGAAATTACTGATGGCAAGAAGCTTCCTGTCGTGTTCGACGGCGTTGGCAAGGACACGTTCATCGACAGTCTTGACTGTCTGGCGCCACGTGGTCTGATGATCAGCTTTGGCAATGCCTCTGGTCCGGTCGATGGTGTCAAGCTGGGGATTCTGGCGGCCAAGGGCTCGCTCATGGTGACACGCCCGACGCTTGTGCATTTCATCGCAACGCGCCAAGCCCTTGATGCGGCCAGCTATGACTTCTTTGCTGCTCTTTCCTCCGGTGCCGTCAAGATCGCACCGCCTGCGGAATATGCTCTTGCGGATGCCGCCACGGCCCATGAGGACCTGTCCGGGCGCAAGACCACCGGGTCACTGGTTCTGGTTCCCTAA
- a CDS encoding PAS domain-containing hybrid sensor histidine kinase/response regulator — protein MSNPEHHTPRPPDHKPAMMRSALFSIGFLLLGGGAFAITFEGAWIWIGALLWGMAGIALAAAVSLSGNKSSTPPSRPSHDQGLRSQIKRLDHACEQLQDENWELREAEHKYKTLLNRQGDIILHLGPNGTVDFANDSFARFFEPSDEGSPFRPDESAINLFQGDDRPGCLDPLWEKLIETREGPRWFRWTETMMRSTQKGERRLVIARDVTAYKQMEAASEAKSRFLATISHEMRTPLNGIIGMATLLESTTLTAEQASYSQALRQSGTALLALVNDVLDLSRIEANKMTLSHEWTSPARLMEDVVELLAPDAQEKGLSVASWVGQSVPDKLLIDPVRVRQILVNLVGNAIKFTPEGAINLSLDCETPPVEGEVATILLSVRDTGPGISEDMHARLFEEFEQADTARTRRHEGTGLGLAISQRLARMMQGDILLSSKLGKGSTFTLKLDASWLNEGDEDQPVGGGAEIASRPSGPVSASQKIGASQKIGASQKIGAELAGDRLVGIDLTQADQRALHAYCKDWDIAFHSFSLDEWQQQGDDILPDHLLINGADPNKAERIIAAFHPLQGGKLTRPVPRSRVILLEPSERRVIPQMREGGINAYLVKPVRQASLHLALLGHPAAAENKDHFESESPSVIEPVSLAEPQKQPHVLLVEDNEINALLAHTILTKEGMQVGLAKSGTEALALYDGDTMAFDLALIDLHMPDMDGMTLFDAMKERDQQHGRRIPKIAFTADALQETQDACQRHGFDAFIVKPSEPDLLVSRIREVLELTK, from the coding sequence ATGTCAAACCCCGAGCATCACACGCCACGCCCCCCTGACCACAAGCCCGCGATGATGCGATCGGCGCTTTTTTCGATCGGCTTTCTACTGCTTGGTGGTGGCGCCTTTGCGATCACTTTCGAAGGGGCATGGATCTGGATCGGTGCCCTTTTGTGGGGAATGGCAGGCATCGCCCTTGCTGCGGCAGTCAGTTTATCCGGCAACAAATCCTCCACTCCCCCCTCCCGTCCGAGCCATGATCAGGGCCTGCGCTCGCAGATCAAACGCCTTGATCACGCGTGCGAGCAATTGCAGGACGAGAATTGGGAGTTGCGCGAGGCGGAGCACAAATACAAGACCCTGCTCAATCGGCAGGGCGACATCATTCTGCATCTTGGACCGAATGGGACCGTGGATTTTGCCAATGATTCCTTCGCCCGATTTTTCGAGCCGAGTGATGAGGGATCACCTTTCCGGCCCGACGAGTCGGCGATCAACCTGTTTCAGGGCGATGATAGGCCAGGCTGTCTCGATCCCCTTTGGGAAAAACTGATCGAAACGAGAGAAGGGCCACGCTGGTTTCGCTGGACCGAGACCATGATGCGCTCGACCCAGAAGGGCGAACGCCGTCTGGTCATCGCCCGGGATGTGACCGCCTACAAGCAGATGGAAGCGGCAAGTGAAGCGAAATCCCGTTTTCTGGCAACGATCAGCCACGAGATGCGAACACCGCTCAATGGCATCATCGGCATGGCGACCTTGCTGGAATCAACGACCCTGACAGCCGAGCAAGCCAGCTACAGTCAGGCTTTGCGCCAATCCGGCACCGCGTTGTTGGCGCTCGTCAATGACGTGCTTGACCTGTCGCGTATCGAAGCCAACAAGATGACCCTGAGCCACGAATGGACCTCGCCAGCCCGGCTGATGGAGGACGTGGTAGAGCTTCTGGCCCCCGACGCTCAAGAAAAAGGCCTGTCGGTCGCCTCATGGGTGGGACAGTCCGTACCCGACAAGCTTTTGATTGATCCGGTGCGGGTTCGGCAGATTCTCGTCAATCTGGTTGGCAATGCCATCAAATTCACCCCTGAGGGTGCCATCAACCTGTCGCTTGACTGTGAGACCCCGCCCGTCGAGGGCGAAGTGGCGACGATTCTTCTGTCCGTGCGCGATACGGGCCCGGGCATCAGCGAAGACATGCATGCCCGCCTGTTTGAAGAGTTCGAGCAGGCCGACACGGCCCGGACGCGGCGTCATGAAGGCACCGGGCTTGGTCTGGCCATTTCGCAACGTCTGGCGCGCATGATGCAGGGGGATATTCTTCTTTCCAGCAAACTGGGCAAGGGCTCGACTTTCACACTGAAACTCGATGCGTCCTGGCTCAACGAAGGGGACGAAGACCAGCCCGTCGGCGGTGGCGCAGAGATCGCCAGCCGCCCTTCCGGGCCAGTCAGTGCCAGTCAAAAGATTGGGGCCAGTCAAAAGATCGGGGCCAGTCAAAAGATCGGGGCCGAGCTTGCCGGGGATCGGCTCGTCGGTATCGATCTGACACAGGCTGATCAGCGGGCACTGCACGCCTATTGCAAGGACTGGGACATCGCGTTTCACAGCTTCAGCCTTGATGAATGGCAGCAACAGGGGGATGACATCCTTCCTGATCATCTGTTGATCAATGGCGCAGACCCGAACAAGGCAGAACGAATCATTGCCGCCTTTCATCCGCTTCAAGGCGGAAAGCTCACCCGGCCTGTTCCGCGCAGTCGCGTGATTCTGCTTGAGCCGAGCGAGCGGCGAGTGATTCCGCAGATGCGCGAAGGTGGCATCAACGCCTATCTGGTCAAACCCGTGCGGCAGGCTTCGCTGCATCTGGCGCTGCTGGGACATCCTGCCGCAGCTGAAAACAAAGATCATTTCGAATCCGAATCGCCCTCCGTCATCGAGCCTGTTTCACTTGCCGAGCCGCAAAAGCAACCCCATGTGCTGCTCGTGGAAGACAATGAAATCAATGCTCTTCTGGCGCACACGATTCTGACCAAAGAGGGAATGCAGGTAGGGCTTGCCAAATCCGGCACCGAGGCGCTGGCTCTTTATGACGGCGACACGATGGCTTTTGATCTGGCGCTGATCGACCTGCATATGCCCGACATGGACGGAATGACCCTGTTTGACGCCATGAAGGAACGCGATCAGCAGCACGGACGCCGCATCCCCAAGATCGCCTTTACGGCCGACGCGTTGCAGGAGACCCAGGACGCCTGCCAACGGCATGGATTCGACGCCTTTATCGTCAAACCGTCCGAACCGGATCTCCTGGTCAGCCGCATCCGAGAAGTTCTTGAGTTGACAAAGTAA
- a CDS encoding chloramphenicol phosphotransferase CPT family protein: MMIETAQILFLHGASSSGKSTLARALQDALPLPFWHISIDHLRDSGVLPSKRFKSGEFDWQLARQCFFDGYHRSLKAYASAGNHLILEHILDEEGWFDQLVRLFEPFEVLFIGLHCPIDILEAREKARGDRPRGSAVADYHSIHKGLRYDLELDALEPLEENVETVIAAWRQRIETGDIRRSVFRQQLERLGNQNQ; encoded by the coding sequence ATGATGATTGAGACTGCGCAGATCCTGTTTCTGCACGGGGCCTCCTCATCGGGCAAATCGACATTGGCGAGGGCGTTGCAAGACGCCCTTCCCCTCCCTTTCTGGCACATTTCCATTGACCATCTGCGTGATTCCGGCGTTCTGCCTAGCAAGCGCTTCAAGTCGGGTGAGTTTGATTGGCAACTGGCCCGCCAGTGCTTTTTTGATGGCTATCACCGTTCCCTCAAGGCTTATGCATCAGCAGGCAACCACCTGATCCTTGAGCACATTCTGGACGAAGAGGGCTGGTTCGATCAGTTGGTCAGGCTTTTTGAGCCCTTTGAGGTCCTGTTCATCGGCCTGCATTGTCCGATCGACATTCTCGAAGCGCGGGAGAAAGCCCGCGGTGATCGACCAAGAGGCAGTGCTGTTGCCGACTATCACAGCATCCACAAGGGTCTGCGCTATGATCTGGAGCTTGATGCGCTTGAGCCGCTCGAGGAAAACGTCGAGACGGTGATTGCAGCCTGGCGGCAGCGCATCGAGACCGGCGATATTCGCCGGTCGGTGTTTCGGCAGCAGCTTGAGCGGTTAGGGAACCAGAACCAGTGA